TTAGATGCTAATCAATCTATAAAAAATGGTATTTACCCATTTTTTACTTGTGCAGAATTTCCGGATGCGATTAATACTTATGCTTTTGATTGTGATGCTGTTTTAGTTGCAGGGAATAATGCTAGAGGAAATTTTCATGTTAATCGCTATAAAGGAAAATTTAATGCTTACCAAAGGACTTACGTATTAACATCAAAGGAAAACTTTGATATTGATTTCATTTTTTATAGTTTAAAACTAGAACTTAAAAGGCTAAAAGAGAAATCACAAGGATCACAAACAAAATTTCTTACTTTACCAATACTACAAAATATACATTTTTCTAGTATTTTAATAAATGAACAGAAATCCATCGCTGCCGTCCTATCCGCTTTGGACAAAAAAATCGCCCTGAACAAACAAATCAACGCGCGCTTGGAAGAGATGGCGAAAACCCTGTACGACTACTGGTTCGTGCAGTTCGACTTCCCCGATACCAACGGCAAGCCCTACAAATCCTCAGGCGGCGAAATGGTATTTGACGAAACCTTGAAACGGGAAATTCCGAAGGGGTGGGAGGTGAAGAAGCTAAAGGATGCGATGCAGATCGTTAGAGGAGCTTCACCAAGACCAATAGATGATTTTCTCAGTGATAACGGAATTCCCTGGATAAAAATTTCAGATGCAACGGCTACAAGTACGCCGTTCATATTTAAGACAAAAGAATTCATTAAATCTAACGGAAAACAATATAGCCGATACTTGTATCCTAATACGTTGATTTTATCAAATAGTGCGACACCTGGAATTCCTAGAATTGTTGAATTGGAATGTTGTGTTCATGATGGTTGGTTAATTATAGAAAATTTAAAAAATGGTTTATTCAATGAATTCATGTATTTTTACTTTTTAAATTTTAAAGAAAAAATTATAAATTTAGGGTCTGGTAGTATCTTTAAGAATCTAAAAACAGAATATATTAAAGAGTTGGATTTAATTATTCCTAATAAGGAAACATTGGAAAACGCAAAAACAATTTTTTCAGATGTATTTAAAAAAATTAAAAATACACAAAAACAAAACCACCAACTAACCCAACTACGCGATTTCCTACTGCCTATGTTGATGAACGGGCAGGTATCTGTGACGGAATAATCTGGATTCAAGAATCCGACCTACAAGATGAAACAAACGAGATAAAAAATGACCGAACAACACTTTACCGGACAAACCAAAGCGCTGATTGACAGCTTAAAAACCATTTGCGCCAACTATGGCTTAGGTAACGATGGCAACGAGTTCAAAATCATCAGTCAGGCGTTTTTGTATAAATTCTTAAATGACAAATACGATTTTGAAGTGAAACAAATTCGCAAAGAAAACCCTGACGAGCCAATCGATTTTGTCAATATGGACATTGAGGGAAAAACAGCCGTTTTAAAGCCTGAACATTCCATCAAGTATTTGTCCGAGCGACAAAACGGCGCGGACTTTGCCAAATTGTTTGACGATACGCTCACCGATATTGCCGCTTGTAATGCGGAGTTGTTTTCGGTGAAAACCGAAGGCGGGGCAAAAATCGTGTTGTTCGAGCGTATCAGTCAATATATTACGGATGAAGGCCGCCGCGACGATTTTTGCCGTGCGCTGATTTCCAAGTTGGCGGGTTTTAGCTTTGAGGCGATTTTTGCGCAAAAATTTGATTTTTTCGCCACGATTTTTGAATACCTGATTAAAGACTACAACAGCAATTCGGGCGGCAAATACGCCGAATACTACACGCCGCATGCGGTGGCGCGGATTATGGCGGATATTTTGGTGCCGGAAGATGTGCGCGGGCAAATCCGCAGCGTGGACGTTTACGACCCGTCGGCCGGTTCGGGAACGCTGCTGATGAATGTCGCCCATGCCATCGGTGAAGATAAATGCATGATTTATACTCAGGATATTTCGCAAAAATCGTCCAATCTTTTACGGCTGAATCTGATTTTGAATAATTTGGTGCATTCGCTGAATAATGTGGTTCAGGGCAATACGATTTTGTCGCCGTATCACAAAGACGCTTCAGGCCGTCTGAAAAAATTTGATTTCATTGTTTCCAATCCGCCGTTTAAATTGGATTTCAGCGATTTCCGCGATCAGCTGGAAAGCGATGAAAACCGCGAACGCTTTTTTGCCGGTATCCCGAAAATTAAGGCGAAGGATAAGAATAAAATGGAAATTTACCAGCTTTTTATCCAGCATATCTTGTTTAGCCTGAAAGAAAACGGCAAAGCGGCGATTGTATTGCCGACCGGCTTTATCACTGCCCAATCGGGCATCGACAAAAAAATCCGCGAATATTTGGTGGAAAACAAAATGCTCGCCGGCGTGGTGTCCATGCCTTCCAATATTTTCGCTACGACGGGAACCAACGTTTCCATCCTGTTTATCGATAAAGCCAATAAAGACAACGTAGTATTAATCGACGCATCGGGCTTGGGCGAAAAAATCAAAGACGGCAAAAACCAAAAAACCGTACTTTCCTGCGAAGAAGAACAAAAAATCTGCAATACCTTCACGCACAAACAGGCAGTGGAAGATTTCAGCGTGATGGTCAGCTACGATGAAATTAAAGCCAAAAACTACAGCCTGTCGGCAGGTCAATATTTTGAAGTAAAAATTGATTATGTGGATATTTCCGCCGAGGAATTCGAGCAGAAAATGGCAGGATTTTCGGCAGATTTGGACAAGCTCTTTGCGGAATCTGCCGAATTGGAAAAAGAGATTAAAGATAGATTGGCAATGTTGAAATTCAATTCATAAATACTGACAAATTAAACTGGCCAAACTTAAAGGCCGTCTGAAAATTTTCAGACGGCCTTTTATTTCATTTGCTTTGAGAATCAATCAAGCAAGATTATTTTTCAGCTTCTTCAAAGCCGACGACTTCGAGGCCGAAGCCGGTAAGGCCGGTAAAGGATGAAGGTTGGCCGAGGACGCGCAGTTTTTTGACGTTGAGGCCGGCGAGGATTTGTGCGCCTATGCCGTAGCTTTTGCTGTCCCATTTGTAGGCTTGGTTGGCGCCTTTGGGTAGGGTGCGGTCGAGCAGGGTGGCGCCATCTTCGGTACGGTGTAGGAGGATGACTACGCCGCTTTCGGCTTGTTGGATGCGCTCAAGGGCTTTGGGCAGAGACCATGAATGGCGCGGGTTGGCTTGGATGAAGTCCATGACGCTGAAGGGTTCGTGGACGCGGACGAGGGTTTCTTCGTCGGCGGTTGGTGTGCCTTTGACGAGGGCAAGGTGGGTTTCGCCGGAGAGTTTGTCGACGTAAACGTGTTGTTGGAACTCGCCCCACGGGGTTTGTACGGGTGCGTTGCCCATGTCTTCGAGCAGGCTTTCGGTACGGCTGCGGTATTCGATGAGGTCGGTAATGGTACCGATTTTGAGATTGTGTTCCTCGGCGAACTTCATCAGTTCGGGCATACGCGCCATGGTGCCGTCGTCGTTGATGATTTCGCAGATGACTGCGGCAGGAATCAGGCCGTTCATTTGTGCCAGGTCAACGCCGGCTTCGGTATGTCCGGCGCGGACGAGTACGCCGCCTTTTTGGGCGCGCAGTGGGAAGATGTGGCCGGGTTGGACGATGTCTTCTGGTTTGGCGGATGGGGAAACGGCGGTTTGAATGGTCAGGGCGCGGTCGGCGGCGGAGATGCCGGTGGTAATGCCGTGGGCGGCTTCGATGGAGACGGTAAAGTTGGTACCGTATTGCGCGCCGTTTTTCTGGGTCATCATGGGCAGGCCGAGTTTTTCGACCATTTCGCCGTCCATCGGCAGGCAGACCAGGCCGCGTGCGTGTTTAATCATGAAGTTGATGGCTTCGGGGGTAACGAATTGGGCGGCCATCAGCAAGTCGCCTTCGTTTTCGCGGTCTTCGGCATCGGTGATGATGACCATTTTGCCGGCTTTGATGTCTGCTAGGATTTCTGGGATGGTGGAGATGTGGGACATGGTATTTCTTTCTTGGCTGATGGTGGGGCGTGGCGGTCTTGGTGGTCTTGATCCAGCCACATGTCAGGCATATTGGCTGCCTGCTCGATTTTTCGGGCTTTTTTCTCGCCGAAAGATTTGTTTTTCAACAGGGCGGACAGCTCGCCTTGGTTGATGGCGATGGCTTGTGCAAACTTGGTCTGCTGGCCGTTGTGGTGTTGTGTTATCCATTGCCGCAGGTTGTGGCGGCGCAGGTCGGTGGTGTTCATGATGAGATGGAATTGAATTGTGTGTAATGGATTGTAGTCTTGTCTTTACCAAAAGGCAAACTTTGTTTATTGAGTTTTTTATTACTTTTTAGTAATAAGTTTTAATATTTCAGACGGCCTGGGTATGGCTTGAAATTGACGGTTTTGGGAGAATATGGGGAATGTTTTGATGATTATTTTAACGGGGGATGTTTGAAATGAAAATGCTTGGGCGCGGATTGGTCGTGCTGGTGTTGTGTGCGCTGACGGCTGCAGGCGGCTGGTTTTATGCCCTGCATGGTCAGAACGAAGAACATCAGGTTTTGTCCCGTGAGGGGGTTTTGATGCAGATTAAGCAGATGAACCGCTTGGAAAGTACGGCATTTTATATCGATACGATTATCCGTACGGAGAAAAAAGGGGATTGGCGCAGGCTTTGGCAGGATTCTCAAAGCGGTATTTTTATTGTGCGCGGTAAGGTGTTGGCCGGTTTGGATTTGGACAAGTTAGGCGCGGACAATGTCAATATTGTGGACGACAAGGTCTTAATCAGCCTGCCGGCGGTGGAAATTTTGAGCGTGGATTTGGAAAATATCGAAGTGTACGATATTCAGACCGGCTCGTTTAATTTGCTGCCTATGGATAAGTCGGTATTTAAGACGGTGCAGGAAGAAGCGAAAAGGCAGGTATTGCAAAGCGCGTGTAAGGCTGAGATTTTGGAGCATGCCAACCGTCAGGCGCAAATCCAGTTGGAAAACTTATTTGCATTGACGCAGACGAAGGTGTCCGTCTATCCGGCTGCGGTAGGGAAGTGCGGTTAAATAGATTGCTTGAAAAGATAAGGCCGTCTGAAAAATTTTCAGACGGCCTTTGTTTCATCAAGCCATTATCCGCGTCGTAAAACGGCGGTATTGATGTATTTTTGAATACCGGTGGCAATGGCTTGGGCGCATTGTTGGCGGAAGGATTCGCTGCCGAGTAGCCGCTCTTCGGTAGGGTTGGAGAGGAAGGCGGTTTCCACCAAAATGGACGGAACATCCGGCGCGCGGAGGACAGCGAAGTTGGCTTCGTCAACGCGGCCTTTGTGTAATTGGTTGAGTTTGCCCAATTCGGTCAAGACGGAATGGCCGAGTTTGCGGCTGTCACGCAGGGTCGCGGTTTGGGTCATGTCCAAAATCGTGTTGTCGACATTGGGGTTGCCGCTGGTTTGTACGCCGCCGATGGCGTCGGCGTTGTTTTGGGTTTGGGCAAGGAATTTTGCCGCCGAGCTGGTCGCTCCTTTGGTATTGAGCATATATACGCCGGTACCGCGAGCGGACGGGCTGGTAAAGGCATCGGCGTGGATGGACACGAATACGTCGGCATTGCGTGCACGGCCTTTGGCAACGCGTACGCCCAATGGGATAAAGATGTCTTCGTTGCGCGTCATGAATACGTTGTAACCCAAGGCTTCGAGGCGTTTTTTGGTTTCGCGTGCGATGGAGAGTACGACGTTTTTTTCTTTGAGGCCGCTCGGGCCGATTGCGCCGGGGTCTTCGCCGCCATGACCGGGGTCGATCATAATCACGGGACGGCGGTTGCCGCCGCTGCCGCGATTGCTTTTAGGGCAGGGGTGTCGTATGCGATATTGGTATTCGGACGTTGTTTGGGGACATTGCCGTTGAGTAAGGCCATCATCGGGTCGTTGGCATCTGCGCCGTGCGGATAGAGGTCGATAACCAGGCGGTTTCTGAAGTTACCGACGGGTGCGAGCGCAAAGACTTGCGGATGGGTGCTTTGTTTGAGGTCGATGACGATACGCACGGTATTGGGCGTATTTTGACCGGCGCGAATGCTGCGGATAAAAGGGTCGTTAGACAGCACTTTGCTGGAAATGCCTTGCAGGACGCTGTTGATTTCCGCTCCTTGAATATCTACAACCAACCGGCTGGGGTTGTCCAACATAAAATGTTGGTATTTCATCGAGTGGTTGCTCTCAAGGGTAACGCGTGTGTAGGCGTTCGCCGGCCAAATGCGGACGGCAAGGAATTGCGCAGGAGAGGCCGGTTTGGCCAATGCGGCACCAACGGGCGTGAGGGTGAGAAATAGTCCTGTGCCTTGACGGAGAATGTGTCTTCTAGTTAATTTGACCATGATTCTAAACTTTTTCGGCCTTGGTTTGTGTGGGCGGAAAAGGTGCAGGTTCTGCCCTTATCGGTGTACGTCAATGTAATGGTAATGTCTGCCGGAGGCGTGAATTCCCCACCTTGCTGCGGCCATTCGATGAGGCAGATGCTGTCGGGCGCAAACAATTCGTCCAAACCGGCATCTTCCCATTCCTCAGGCATGGTAAAGCGGTAGAGGTCGAAATGGTGGAGGGTGAATGCATCCAGCGGATAAGATTCGACAATGGTGTAAGTCGGGCTTTTGACTGCGCCCGTATGTCCCAGTCCGCGCAAAATCCCGCGTGTCAGCGTGGTTTTGCCTGCACCCAGCCCGCCTTCAAGATAGATGGTCAGCGGAGCGGAAAGCTGCTTGCTCCATTCTTCACCCAGTTTCAGGGTTGCTTCTTCATCGGGCAGAAAACGGGTGTACAGTCCGTTTGAGTGCATGGAATAGGCCTTGTCGTTCAAAAGGCTTAATTATGATGGAATTGGCGGCGTTTGCAAACCTGATAGACGATAAAGTTAGATAAAGATAGTATTGAGGCCGTCTGAAAACGGAATTCAGACGGCCTTTAATGTTAAAATCAAAATATCCCCCACAAAATTGCGAGACAGCTTATGCCTTTATCCATAGATGAACAATTGTTGCCGCACCGCAATGCCATCGACAGCATCGATGCGGAAATCCTCCGTTTGCTCAACGAGCGCGCCGGTCATGCGCATGCTATCGGCGAATTGAAAGGGACGGGGCAGTTTACCGTCCTGAACGGGAAGTGGCCGTTTTACGCCGGATTCAGGATTTGAACCGCGGCCCCTTGCCTGATGAATCAGTTACTCGGCTGTTTCGCGAGATTATGAGCGAATGTTTGGCGGTGGAGCGTCCGCTGACGATTGCCTATTTGGGCCCGAAGGGAACATTTACCCAGCAAGCCGCCATCAAACATTTCGGCCACGCCGCACACACTATGGCGTGTACCACCATCGACAACTGCTTCAAACAAGTTGAAACGCGCCAAGCCGATTATTTGGTGGCGCCTGTGGAAAACTCGACAGAAGGTTCGGTGGGTCGTACTTTGGACTTGCTGGCTGTAACTGCTTTAAAAGCCTGCGGCGAAGTGGTTGTCCGCATTCATCACAACCTGTTGCGTAAAGACAGCCACGAAATCGGCGGCATTACCAAAGTTTTCGCCCATGCCCAAGCCTTGGCGCAATGCAACGACTGGCTCGGCCGCAACCTGCCCAATGCCGAGCGTATCGCCGTGGCCAGCAATGCCGAAGCAGCGCGTTTGGTTGCCGAATCTGACAGCCCGAATGTGGCCGCCATTGCCGGACGTATCGCCGCGGAAATTTATCAATTGAGCTTTGCCGCCGAGTGTATCGAAGACGAACCGAACAACACCACGCGCTTCTTGGTGATGGGTCATCAAGAAACCGGCCGCAGCGGCAACGACAAAACTTCTTTGGTCGTATCCGCACCCAACCGTGCCGGTGCCGTTACTTCCTTGTTGCAACCTTTCACCGAGTTGGGCATTTCCATGACCAAATTTGAAAGCCGCCCAAGCAAATCGGTTTTGTGGGAATACCTGTTCTTCATCGATATCGAAGGCCATCAAAGCGATGAAAATGTCCAAAAAGCCTTGCAGCTTTTGGGCGAACGCGCTTCCTTCGTGAAAGTTGTCGGCTCTTATCCGATCGTTGTTTTGTAAGGATTATTGGGTATCAAAGGCCGTCTGAAAAGTTTTCAGACGGCCTAAATTATGTTTTCAATAGTTGCCATTTATGCAACATTATTGGCAGATTAATGTCAGTAAGTTTGCATGATTGGAAATGAACACTCTATAATCCGAACGTTTTTAATATTTTCATGCAAAGAAAGGAGCAAGCCATGACACGTAATACTTCAATCCGCTCAATCACATTCTTTGCAGCCCAAGCGTCGGTCTGATTTTCGGATAACGCTTTTCGCATTCCATGTCGCCCGCTTCGGGCTGCTTTCCCTACGATTATCGGCTAGAAACCAGGTCGTCTGAACATTTCACAGACGGTGGATATTTATTGTCATCTGTTGTCGGTTTCTATCCGTTTTAAAGAAAGCATAAACACATGGGCAATTATCCCCATCATATTCAAATTATTGCCGATTCAAATACATGGATTGAAGGCAACGCTGTCGCACAGCTCGAAACCACCGCCCGATTACCGCATATGCTGCGCGTTGCCGGAATGCCGGATTTACACGCAGGGCGCGGTTATCCGGTTGGCGCGGCATTTTTCAGCGACCGTCATTTTTATCCTGCCCTGATTGGGAACGACATCGGTTGCGGCATGGCGTTTTGGCAGACCGATTTACGTGCAGCCAAACTCAAACCGGCCAAACTCGCCAAACAGCTCGGCAACATCGATACTCCGCTAGATAAAGACGAACAGGTTGATTTGTTAGGCTACGCTGTCGATATGTTCCCATTTTCAGATGGCCTTGCCGTAGGTACGATTGGCGGCGGCAACCATTTTGCCGAGTTGCAAACCGTTGATACTGTTTATCGCGCCGATCTGCTTCCTACAGATTTTGATGAAAACCATCTGCAACTATTGGTGCATAGCGGTTCGCGCGGATTGGG
Above is a genomic segment from Neisseria subflava containing:
- a CDS encoding restriction endonuclease subunit S encodes the protein MKSYTLKDACYITTGKLDANQSIKNGIYPFFTCAEFPDAINTYAFDCDAVLVAGNNARGNFHVNRYKGKFNAYQRTYVLTSKENFDIDFIFYSLKLELKRLKEKSQGSQTKFLTLPILQNIHFSSILINEQKSIAAVLSALDKKIALNKQINARLEEMAKTLYDYWFVQFDFPDTNGKPYKSSGGEMVFDETLKREIPKGWEVKKLKDAMQIVRGASPRPIDDFLSDNGIPWIKISDATATSTPFIFKTKEFIKSNGKQYSRYLYPNTLILSNSATPGIPRIVELECCVHDGWLIIENLKNGLFNEFMYFYFLNFKEKIINLGSGSIFKNLKTEYIKELDLIIPNKETLENAKTIFSDVFKKIKNTQKQNHQLTQLRDFLLPMLMNGQVSVTE
- a CDS encoding HsdM family class I SAM-dependent methyltransferase, whose protein sequence is MTEQHFTGQTKALIDSLKTICANYGLGNDGNEFKIISQAFLYKFLNDKYDFEVKQIRKENPDEPIDFVNMDIEGKTAVLKPEHSIKYLSERQNGADFAKLFDDTLTDIAACNAELFSVKTEGGAKIVLFERISQYITDEGRRDDFCRALISKLAGFSFEAIFAQKFDFFATIFEYLIKDYNSNSGGKYAEYYTPHAVARIMADILVPEDVRGQIRSVDVYDPSAGSGTLLMNVAHAIGEDKCMIYTQDISQKSSNLLRLNLILNNLVHSLNNVVQGNTILSPYHKDASGRLKKFDFIVSNPPFKLDFSDFRDQLESDENRERFFAGIPKIKAKDKNKMEIYQLFIQHILFSLKENGKAAIVLPTGFITAQSGIDKKIREYLVENKMLAGVVSMPSNIFATTGTNVSILFIDKANKDNVVLIDASGLGEKIKDGKNQKTVLSCEEEQKICNTFTHKQAVEDFSVMVSYDEIKAKNYSLSAGQYFEVKIDYVDISAEEFEQKMAGFSADLDKLFAESAELEKEIKDRLAMLKFNS
- a CDS encoding DUF4230 domain-containing protein, producing the protein MFEMKMLGRGLVVLVLCALTAAGGWFYALHGQNEEHQVLSREGVLMQIKQMNRLESTAFYIDTIIRTEKKGDWRRLWQDSQSGIFIVRGKVLAGLDLDKLGADNVNIVDDKVLISLPAVEILSVDLENIEVYDIQTGSFNLLPMDKSVFKTVQEEAKRQVLQSACKAEILEHANRQAQIQLENLFALTQTKVSVYPAAVGKCG
- the tsaE gene encoding tRNA (adenosine(37)-N6)-threonylcarbamoyltransferase complex ATPase subunit type 1 TsaE, with protein sequence MHSNGLYTRFLPDEEATLKLGEEWSKQLSAPLTIYLEGGLGAGKTTLTRGILRGLGHTGAVKSPTYTIVESYPLDAFTLHHFDLYRFTMPEEWEDAGLDELFAPDSICLIEWPQQGGEFTPPADITITLTYTDKGRTCTFSAHTNQGRKSLESWSN